The Raphanus sativus cultivar WK10039 chromosome 2, ASM80110v3, whole genome shotgun sequence genome includes a region encoding these proteins:
- the LOC108840066 gene encoding protein salt-induced and EIN3/EIL1-dependent 1, protein MNQQEAASTLGLDLKLNILDSSLPRESSSSSLCSEEAEVGGGEAVVVGCTNCIMYIIMSLESNPRCPRCNSQVLLDFLTEKCSKKSSN, encoded by the coding sequence ATGAACCAACAAGAAGCCGCGAGTACACTTGGACTTGATTTGAAACTAAATATACTGGATTCATCTTTGCCCAGAGAGAGCTCATCTTCATCCTTATGCTCGGAGGAAGCTGAAGTTGGAGGAGGAGAGGCTGTGGTTGTTGGTTGTACTAACTGCATCATGTACATCATCATGTCTTTGGAGAGTAACCCTAGGTGCCCTAGATGCAACAGCCAAGTTTTGCTTGATTTTCTCACAGAAAAATGTAGCAAGAAGAGTAGTAATTAA